A genomic stretch from Williamwhitmania sp. includes:
- a CDS encoding M13 family metallopeptidase, which yields EAVGQLYVKKFFPPEAKERMIQLVKNLQAAYAIRLAKVDWMTDSTKTKAIEKLKAITVKIGYPDKWKDYTKLSIKKDSYFDNVMSARAFLVKENLDKLGKPVDPTEWGMTPQTVNAYYNPLNNEIVFPAAILQPPFFNLKADDAVNYGAIGMVIAHEMTHGFDDQGRHFNKDGNMIDWWSPKDAENFNARTKVLADQFSKFIAVDSLHVNGELTLGENIADNGGLNIAYDALQIALNGKQPKKIDGFTADQRFFLGYAQVWMENIRKEELMRRIKEDVHSPARFRVNGALSNINKFYDAFDIKPGDKLYVAPDKRVKIW from the coding sequence GTGAGGCAGTAGGTCAGCTCTACGTTAAAAAGTTCTTCCCGCCAGAGGCTAAGGAAAGAATGATCCAGCTAGTTAAGAACTTACAAGCAGCATACGCAATTCGCCTTGCAAAAGTAGATTGGATGACCGATTCTACCAAAACCAAGGCCATTGAGAAGCTCAAGGCCATTACAGTAAAAATTGGGTATCCTGACAAGTGGAAGGACTACACAAAGCTCTCCATTAAGAAGGACAGCTACTTTGACAATGTAATGAGCGCCAGAGCATTCTTGGTTAAAGAAAATCTAGATAAGCTGGGTAAACCAGTGGATCCAACAGAATGGGGAATGACGCCTCAAACGGTTAATGCTTACTACAATCCGCTCAACAACGAGATTGTTTTCCCTGCTGCCATTTTGCAGCCTCCATTCTTTAACCTTAAGGCCGACGATGCCGTTAACTACGGAGCCATTGGAATGGTAATTGCCCACGAAATGACCCACGGTTTCGACGACCAAGGCCGTCATTTCAACAAGGATGGAAACATGATTGACTGGTGGTCACCAAAGGATGCCGAGAACTTTAATGCTCGAACCAAGGTTCTAGCCGATCAGTTCAGCAAGTTCATTGCTGTTGATAGCCTACACGTAAATGGAGAGTTGACCCTTGGAGAAAACATTGCTGACAATGGTGGCTTGAACATTGCCTACGATGCATTGCAAATTGCATTAAATGGAAAGCAGCCTAAGAAGATTGATGGCTTTACAGCCGATCAGCGCTTCTTCTTGGGTTACGCTCAGGTTTGGATGGAAAACATTCGCAAGGAAGAGCTGATGCGCCGCATTAAGGAGGATGTTCACTCCCCTGCTCGCTTCCGCGTAAATGGTGCTTTGTCCAATATCAACAAGTTTTATGATGCATTCGACATAAAACCAGGTGATAAACTCTACGTTGCCCCCGATAAGAGAGTAAAAATTTGGTAA
- a CDS encoding M3 family metallopeptidase encodes MGATSCNEGAKTSTNPLLGEFNTPYQTPPFDKISHEDYKPAFDAAIQQAKAEVDSIAENKADPTFENTVAALDGSGQLLDRVSNIFFNLNEANTDSTMQAIAQEVSPLLSDFSNDINLNERLFARVKAVYDKRNNFGLNTEQMTLVEKTYRGFVKNGANLDSASKARYREVTRKLSELSLKFNNNVLAETNSYILHITDSSQLAGLPESAVEAAAMVAKERKLDGWVFTLQQPSFLAFMKYADNRDLRKQLYIAYSTRGIRNKENDNREVIRQIVNLRLEMANLLGFKDYADLVLQDRMAESSEKVNSFLADLLKASKPVAETDVKEVEEYAHRHGFEGTIQRWDWSYYSEKLRDEKYSLNDELLKPYFQLDKVRQGIFDLAGKLYGLIFKENKSIPVYASDVTAYEVYNDSSKLIAILYLDPFPRAGKSQGAWMTSYRSQHKIGGKDVIPFIQVVTNFTKPTDTKPALLTHYEVTTFLHEFGHALHGMLSNVTYNSLSGTSVYRDFVELPSQIMENWALQKQWLDLFAVNYKTGEKIPAELVQKIIESKNYLSGYATVRQLSFGIVDMSWHSIAEPFKGDVLAFEQKAMAPTELFPVVPNTAFSTAFGHIFAGGYAAGYYSYKWAEVLEADAFSLFEKNGIFDRATAESFRKNILSKGGSEHPMKLYVRFRGQEPSIDALLKKSGLKKE; translated from the coding sequence ATGGGAGCAACATCATGTAATGAGGGAGCTAAAACCTCCACAAATCCACTTTTGGGTGAATTTAATACGCCCTACCAGACACCTCCTTTCGATAAAATTTCGCACGAGGATTACAAGCCAGCCTTCGATGCCGCCATTCAGCAGGCAAAGGCAGAGGTTGACTCCATTGCTGAAAACAAGGCTGATCCAACTTTCGAGAATACCGTTGCTGCGCTCGATGGATCGGGTCAGCTGCTCGACAGGGTAAGCAACATCTTCTTCAACCTGAATGAGGCGAATACCGATAGCACCATGCAGGCTATAGCACAGGAGGTTTCACCGTTACTTTCCGACTTTAGTAACGATATCAACCTAAACGAAAGACTTTTTGCGCGGGTAAAAGCGGTTTACGATAAGCGGAACAACTTTGGGCTGAATACAGAACAGATGACGCTGGTGGAGAAGACCTATCGCGGCTTTGTAAAAAATGGTGCCAACCTCGACTCTGCATCAAAGGCTCGCTATCGGGAAGTTACCCGCAAGCTCAGCGAGCTGTCGCTCAAGTTCAACAATAATGTGTTGGCCGAAACCAACAGCTATATTCTGCACATAACCGATTCAAGTCAGCTTGCTGGTTTACCAGAAAGTGCTGTGGAGGCGGCAGCAATGGTGGCTAAAGAGCGCAAGCTCGATGGATGGGTTTTTACGCTACAGCAACCCAGCTTTCTTGCATTTATGAAGTATGCCGATAATCGCGATCTCCGCAAGCAGCTCTACATTGCCTATTCTACCCGTGGAATTCGGAACAAGGAGAACGACAACCGCGAGGTGATTCGCCAAATTGTTAATCTTCGGTTGGAGATGGCTAATCTTTTGGGTTTTAAAGATTATGCCGACTTGGTGTTGCAAGATCGTATGGCCGAATCTTCTGAAAAGGTGAACAGCTTCCTTGCTGACCTGCTGAAGGCATCAAAACCTGTTGCCGAAACCGATGTGAAAGAGGTTGAAGAGTATGCTCATAGGCACGGTTTCGAGGGAACTATTCAACGTTGGGATTGGAGCTACTACTCCGAGAAGCTTCGTGATGAAAAGTATAGCCTAAACGATGAGCTGCTCAAGCCATACTTTCAGCTTGACAAGGTGCGACAAGGCATTTTTGACCTTGCCGGAAAACTTTATGGCTTAATCTTTAAGGAAAACAAATCGATACCAGTATATGCCAGCGATGTAACAGCCTATGAGGTTTACAACGATTCCAGCAAACTCATTGCCATTCTTTACCTCGATCCATTTCCACGCGCCGGCAAGAGTCAGGGTGCTTGGATGACCTCCTACCGTAGCCAGCATAAAATTGGTGGAAAGGATGTGATACCATTTATTCAAGTGGTAACCAACTTTACAAAGCCAACCGATACCAAACCAGCCTTGCTAACCCACTATGAGGTTACGACCTTTTTGCATGAGTTTGGTCATGCGCTTCACGGTATGCTTTCCAATGTGACCTACAATAGCCTTTCCGGCACATCCGTTTATCGCGATTTTGTTGAGCTACCTTCCCAAATTATGGAGAACTGGGCATTGCAGAAGCAGTGGCTCGATTTGTTTGCCGTAAACTACAAGACTGGTGAGAAGATTCCAGCCGAGCTGGTTCAGAAAATTATTGAAAGCAAAAACTACCTAAGCGGTTATGCTACCGTTCGTCAGCTTAGCTTCGGCATAGTGGATATGTCTTGGCACTCCATTGCCGAGCCATTTAAGGGCGATGTGCTTGCGTTTGAACAGAAGGCCATGGCTCCAACCGAACTCTTCCCCGTAGTGCCCAATACGGCCTTTTCTACCGCTTTTGGACACATATTTGCCGGTGGCTATGCGGCAGGCTACTACAGCTATAAGTGGGCAGAGGTGTTGGAGGCCGATGCATTCTCCCTGTTCGAGAAGAACGGAATATTTGATCGTGCAACGGCAGAGTCGTTCCGTAAAAACATTCTTTCTAAGGGTGGAAGCGAACATCCAATGAAGCTGTATGTCCGATTTAGGGGACAGGAGCCAAGCATTGATGCTCTGCTTAAGAAATCAGGCTTAAAGAAAGAGTAG
- a CDS encoding DEAD/DEAH box helicase, producing the protein MQNISASVRTTLNSMGISHLTHMQEEAIKACLAPGDVILLSPTGSGKTLGFLLPLLQVMDPATSGVQALILAPSRELSLQIEQVFRKVATGFKVTCCYGGHAIKTEINSLIEPPALLIGTPGRIVDHLRRNSFNTTKIATLVLDEFDKSLELGFQEDMATIIGQLRQLNKRILTSATQSDDIPAFTGIHNPVTLNFLEKESSPALTTMQVAATGKDKFDALFRLICKLGNAPTLVFCNHREAVDRICDLLNERGVASDAFHGGMEQEDRERALIKFRNGSHNLLITTDLASRGLDIPEIQNIIHHQLPHNEDAFIHRNGRTARMHANGSAYLILSEEEYLPSFVDPNIEMFDISGDTTIPELPEWVTLYISAGKKDKINKIDIVGLLLQKGGLYKEELGRIEVLDYMSFAAINRGKAIETVELLRNQPIKRKKVKIDISY; encoded by the coding sequence ATGCAAAATATATCAGCTTCGGTTCGCACCACGCTCAACTCAATGGGTATTTCCCATCTTACTCACATGCAAGAAGAGGCTATAAAAGCCTGCTTGGCACCTGGAGATGTTATCCTTCTATCCCCCACCGGGTCCGGAAAAACATTGGGATTCCTACTGCCCCTGCTGCAGGTTATGGATCCTGCAACAAGTGGTGTTCAAGCCTTAATACTTGCACCTTCGAGGGAACTTTCGCTCCAAATAGAGCAAGTTTTTCGAAAAGTTGCCACCGGATTTAAGGTAACCTGCTGCTATGGAGGACATGCCATTAAGACCGAAATAAACAGCCTTATTGAACCTCCTGCATTGCTTATTGGCACACCGGGTAGGATTGTCGACCATCTTCGGAGAAATAGCTTCAACACTACCAAAATAGCAACATTAGTGCTCGACGAGTTTGACAAATCGTTGGAATTAGGTTTTCAGGAAGACATGGCCACCATAATTGGGCAGCTCCGCCAGCTGAACAAGCGTATCCTTACCTCGGCTACCCAATCGGATGATATTCCTGCATTTACCGGAATTCACAACCCTGTTACCTTAAACTTTTTGGAAAAGGAATCTTCACCTGCGCTTACCACCATGCAGGTAGCGGCTACCGGAAAAGATAAATTTGATGCCCTTTTTCGCTTGATTTGTAAGCTTGGAAACGCGCCAACCTTGGTGTTCTGCAACCACCGGGAAGCCGTTGACCGAATCTGTGACCTACTCAACGAAAGAGGCGTTGCTAGCGATGCTTTCCACGGCGGAATGGAGCAGGAAGATCGCGAACGAGCGCTCATAAAGTTCAGAAATGGTAGCCACAATCTTCTAATTACAACTGATCTCGCCTCCAGAGGGCTTGATATTCCCGAAATACAAAATATTATTCACCACCAGCTGCCTCACAATGAGGATGCATTTATTCATCGCAACGGACGCACAGCCAGAATGCACGCCAATGGCAGTGCATACCTTATCCTTTCAGAGGAAGAGTATCTCCCCTCCTTTGTCGATCCTAACATTGAAATGTTTGATATTTCAGGCGATACCACCATACCTGAACTACCTGAATGGGTAACTCTTTACATTTCGGCCGGGAAAAAAGACAAAATAAACAAAATTGATATTGTTGGCCTTCTGCTGCAAAAGGGAGGTCTCTATAAGGAGGAGCTGGGACGAATTGAGGTGCTCGACTACATGTCGTTTGCAGCCATTAATAGAGGCAAGGCAATCGAGACCGTTGAGCTGCTGCGAAATCAGCCCATCAAGCGGAAGAAGGTTAAAATAGACATCTCCTACTGA